Proteins from a genomic interval of Gopherus evgoodei ecotype Sinaloan lineage chromosome 7, rGopEvg1_v1.p, whole genome shotgun sequence:
- the WNT5A gene encoding protein Wnt-5a, whose product MEKSIGILVQGGALGTVGSAMASKYLIVVLAIFSSFAQVVIEASSWWSLGMNHMNPMNPVQMSEVYIIGAQPLCSQLAGLSQGQKKLCHLYQDHMQYIGEGAKTGIKECQYQFRHRRWNCSTVDNNSVFGRVMQIGSRETAFTYAVSAAGVVNAMSRACREGELSSCGCSRAARPKDLPRDWLWGGCGDNIEYGYRFAKEFVDARERERIYQKGSYESARILMNLHNNEAGRRTVYNLADVACKCHGVSGSCSLKTCWLQLADFRKVGDALKEKYDSAAAMKLNSRGKLVQVNSRFNTPTILDLVYIDPSPDYCVRNESTGSLGTQGRLCNKTSEGMDGCELMCCGRGYDQFKTVQTERCHCKFHWCCYVKCKKCTEIVDQFVCK is encoded by the exons ATGGAG AAATCTATTGGAATATTAGTCCAAGGAGGTGCTTTGGGGACAGTTGGCAGTGCAATGGCTTCCAAGTACCTCATAGTGGTTCTGGCCATTTTCTCCTCTTTTGCCCAAGTTGTAATAGAAGCCAGCTCCTGGTG GTCTTTAGGTATGAATCATATGAATCCTATGAACCCTGTTCAGATGTCAGAGGTATATATAATAGGAGCACAGCCACTATGTAGTCAACTAGCAGGACTTTCCCAAGGACAGAAGAAACTCTGCCACTTGTATCAAGACCACATGCAGTATATTGGAGAGGGGGCAAAGACAGGCATTAAGGAATGCCAGTATCAGTTCAGACACAGAAGATGGAATTGCAGCACTGTGGACAACAACTCTGTTTTTGGCAGAGTCATGCAGATAG GCAGTAGGGAGACTGCCTTTACTTACGCAGTCAGTGCTGCCGGGGTGGTTAATGCAATGAGTCGTGCCTGCCGAGAGGGGGAGCtctcctcctgtggctgcagcagggcagccaggcCCAAAGATTTACCCCGGGACTGGCTGTGGGGTGGCTGTGGGGATAACATCGAATATGGCTACCGCTTCGCCAAGGAGTTTGTGGATGCTCGGGAGCGTGAGAGAATTTATCAGAAAGGCTCTTACGAGAGTGCTAGGATTTTGATGAACCTGCATAACAACGAGGCTGGAAGACGA ACTGTGTATAACTTGGCTGATGTGGCCTGTAAGTGCCATGGAGTGTCTGGCTCCTGCAGCTTGAAGACCTGTTGGCTGCAGCTGGCCGATTTCCGCAAAGTGGGCGATGCCCTGAAAGAGAAATACGATAGCGCTGCTGCCATGAAACTCAACAGCCGGGGCAAGCTGGTGCAAGTGAACAGCCGCTTCAACACGCCCACCATCCTTGACCTGGTCTACATTGACCCTAGCCCCGACTATTGCGTGCGCAATGAGAGCACCGGCTCCCTGGGCACTCAGGGCCGCCTCTGCAATAAGACCTCAGAGGGCATGGATGGCTGTGAACTCATGTGCTGTGGCCGGGGCTATGACCAGTTCAAGACAGTGCAGACAGAGCGCTGCCACTGCAAGTTCCATTGGTGCTGCTATGTGAAATGCAAGAAGTGCACAGAGATCGTGGACCAGTTTGTGTGCAAATAG